A window from Enterocloster bolteae encodes these proteins:
- a CDS encoding DctP family TRAP transporter solute-binding subunit, whose product MKKRIISIALVLAMTAGLAACGQKTSETKSPSQAQAKTEAAPDASEQPQTDAGAELPEVKLVFSTQSSGDVNYVKAMHMIADEISEKTNGKFTMEIHENGSLMTQEGEVDAVARGSLDMMFSSPFLISDQMPYLTMFTAAYIFQNEQHMRAVMDGEIGQKVADDVAEKLNVRWLSALYCGARHLDMRDIGREITKPEDLNGVNLRMPNSSAWLFMGKALGANPTPMAYAEIYQGLQTGAIDGQENPLPTTIAQKWYEVTSQIVLTGHVIEPMCIAINEEKWQSLPQEYRDIMTEAVKTATAWCDEANLKQEQEAITFLKEQGLTVIEPDLNAFMEYSENYYLNDKDMVKDWDMELYHQIKDLKY is encoded by the coding sequence ATGAAGAAACGCATAATTAGTATCGCATTAGTGCTTGCAATGACCGCAGGTCTGGCTGCGTGCGGCCAAAAGACATCTGAGACAAAGAGCCCATCGCAGGCGCAGGCAAAGACAGAAGCAGCCCCTGATGCCTCAGAGCAGCCGCAGACAGATGCGGGCGCAGAGCTGCCGGAGGTAAAGCTGGTATTTTCCACACAGTCCAGCGGCGATGTAAATTATGTAAAGGCCATGCATATGATAGCAGATGAGATATCAGAAAAAACCAATGGTAAATTTACAATGGAAATCCACGAAAACGGAAGCCTGATGACCCAAGAGGGAGAGGTGGATGCTGTTGCCAGGGGAAGCCTTGACATGATGTTCAGCTCACCGTTCCTGATATCCGACCAGATGCCGTACCTGACTATGTTTACGGCAGCCTATATTTTTCAGAATGAACAGCACATGAGGGCAGTTATGGATGGAGAGATTGGCCAGAAGGTAGCGGATGATGTGGCTGAGAAATTAAATGTGCGCTGGCTGTCAGCACTTTACTGCGGAGCCCGCCATCTGGATATGAGGGATATTGGCAGAGAGATTACAAAACCGGAAGATTTAAACGGTGTCAATTTAAGGATGCCTAATTCTTCTGCATGGCTCTTTATGGGGAAGGCGCTGGGGGCTAATCCCACACCTATGGCTTACGCAGAAATATACCAGGGACTTCAGACAGGCGCCATTGACGGACAGGAGAATCCTCTGCCTACCACCATTGCACAGAAATGGTATGAGGTGACCAGCCAGATTGTTCTTACAGGTCATGTGATTGAGCCTATGTGCATCGCAATCAATGAGGAGAAATGGCAGTCTCTTCCCCAGGAATACAGGGATATCATGACAGAGGCAGTTAAGACAGCCACAGCGTGGTGCGATGAGGCAAACCTGAAGCAGGAACAGGAAGCAATTACGTTCCTGAAGGAGCAGGGATTAACGGTTATTGAACCGGACCTGAATGCGTTCATGGAGTATTCTGAGAACTATTATTTGAACGACAAGGATATGGTAAAAGATTGGGATATGGAATTGTATCATCAGATAAAGGATTTGAAATATTAA
- a CDS encoding TRAP transporter small permease gives MDVWKKCFQAVMDFIEIYMPMCWFILLFVAFILQIISRYIFNNPLVWPYELAQISYVWIITLGCCYAQRTDDNIVFSVIYELVGEKVRRLFRFLQDILIVGLLVYLVPSALEFYRFYFTRYSTVFKVPLGFVYLGFFVFQIITIVRYCGDLAGCYKEFRKGGKAV, from the coding sequence ATGGACGTATGGAAGAAATGCTTTCAGGCTGTCATGGATTTTATAGAGATTTACATGCCTATGTGCTGGTTTATTCTGCTGTTTGTGGCATTCATCCTGCAGATTATATCCAGATACATATTTAATAATCCCCTGGTATGGCCTTATGAGCTGGCGCAGATTTCCTATGTATGGATTATTACGTTGGGATGCTGCTATGCACAGCGGACAGATGATAATATTGTTTTTTCTGTAATTTATGAACTTGTGGGGGAGAAGGTCAGGAGGCTGTTCCGTTTCCTTCAGGATATCCTGATAGTTGGCCTGCTGGTCTATCTGGTACCGTCGGCACTGGAGTTTTACAGGTTTTATTTTACCAGGTACAGCACGGTTTTCAAGGTTCCTCTGGGATTTGTATATCTGGGATTTTTCGTGTTTCAGATTATTACCATTGTCCGGTACTGCGGGGACCTGGCAGGCTGTTATAAGGAATTTCGGAAAGGAGGAAAGGCAGTATGA
- a CDS encoding TRAP transporter large permease: MSHAMMISLGLLVVCFVIRMPIAIGMIISSTLYLAVKGMDPSVVVEIFTSKMYNNFILLAVPLFIFAANIMNSSKVTDKIFDFSKVLVGRWKGGLGHVNVIASLIFSGMTGSAVADASGLGIMEIEAMRKEGYDDGFSAAITAGSAVIGPIFPPSIPLVIYGVIAGASIGNLFLAGMVPGIILALALCIYVCYIANKRNYPSGRKYAGMEFIKMTVSAVPALLTPIILLMGIYTGIMTATEAGAVAALYALLISVFAYRSITLSEFIQVLKNTVKSTGQIGIMLGAAYVFSYVIAVENLPSLAGNLILSFATTKVSFLVFVNILLFILGMLLDSAVLQLVLLPILCPIAQSFGIDMVHFGVVFTLNTMIGLCTPPFGMLLFIVTGISGEKMNTIIKEVMPMVFVMVLVLILVTFVPDVIMWLPRLFGR, from the coding sequence ATGAGCCATGCCATGATGATTTCCCTTGGTTTGCTGGTGGTGTGTTTTGTCATCAGGATGCCGATAGCCATAGGAATGATTATATCCTCCACGCTCTATCTGGCTGTGAAAGGTATGGACCCCAGTGTGGTGGTGGAAATTTTTACCAGTAAGATGTACAATAACTTTATTCTGCTGGCAGTCCCGCTTTTTATCTTTGCTGCGAATATCATGAATTCCAGCAAGGTAACGGATAAGATATTTGACTTTTCCAAGGTTCTGGTGGGCCGGTGGAAGGGCGGCCTGGGACATGTGAATGTCATTGCATCCCTGATATTTTCAGGAATGACAGGTTCCGCGGTGGCTGATGCATCGGGACTTGGAATCATGGAAATTGAGGCCATGCGAAAGGAGGGATATGATGACGGGTTTAGCGCAGCCATAACAGCTGGTTCCGCTGTAATAGGCCCCATCTTCCCTCCCAGCATCCCCCTGGTAATATACGGGGTCATTGCAGGCGCATCCATCGGCAACCTGTTTCTGGCAGGCATGGTGCCTGGAATTATACTGGCCCTGGCTCTGTGTATTTATGTCTGCTATATTGCTAATAAGAGAAATTATCCCAGCGGAAGAAAATATGCCGGGATGGAATTCATCAAAATGACGGTGAGCGCGGTTCCTGCCCTCCTAACCCCCATCATCCTTCTGATGGGAATTTATACAGGCATCATGACTGCCACAGAGGCCGGGGCAGTGGCAGCCCTATACGCCCTGCTCATATCCGTTTTTGCGTACCGTTCCATAACACTGTCAGAGTTTATCCAGGTATTGAAGAATACGGTGAAGTCTACGGGACAGATTGGCATTATGCTGGGTGCTGCTTATGTGTTTTCTTATGTGATTGCAGTGGAGAATCTTCCGTCTCTGGCAGGAAATCTGATTCTGTCTTTTGCCACCACAAAGGTTTCCTTTCTTGTTTTTGTCAACATACTGCTGTTCATACTGGGGATGCTGCTGGATTCAGCTGTTTTACAGCTGGTATTGCTGCCTATCCTATGTCCGATAGCCCAGTCCTTTGGTATCGACATGGTTCATTTCGGGGTGGTGTTTACGCTGAATACCATGATTGGACTTTGTACACCGCCATTTGGCATGCTATTATTTATTGTGACAGGAATCAGCGGAGAGAAGATGAACACCATCATAAAAGAAGTCATGCCCATGGTTTTTGTGATGGTCCTGGTGCTGATACTTGTAACGTTTGTGCCGGATGTCATTATGTGGCTGCCGAGACTCTTTGGCCGATAA
- a CDS encoding FadR/GntR family transcriptional regulator has product MYMEDLDFKVKKKNLYETVADRMEDMILSNSLRQGERLPSEQELALKFGISRNVMRESLKLLKERQLIVQKNGEGTFIAKPESGSVTEILNRMLRLDDIGYMDVYEMRKLLEPYASRVVAEKKDDLDFEKLEQYLQGMIESKDVWDKRIDYDIQFHICIAEATGNPLLICFINSMVSLWKTILLRGIVTQQEGHQDGIEFHKRIIDSLKRGDPDEAEAVMRAHIEKSAKMCWVEDVQ; this is encoded by the coding sequence ATGTATATGGAAGATCTGGATTTCAAAGTAAAGAAGAAAAATTTATATGAGACAGTGGCTGACCGTATGGAGGACATGATTCTGAGTAATTCGCTGCGGCAGGGGGAACGGCTTCCAAGTGAGCAGGAGCTGGCATTGAAATTCGGAATCAGCCGTAATGTCATGAGAGAATCTTTGAAACTGCTTAAGGAAAGACAGCTGATTGTGCAGAAGAACGGTGAAGGCACCTTTATAGCAAAGCCTGAAAGCGGAAGTGTTACAGAGATTCTCAACCGCATGCTGCGGCTGGATGATATCGGATATATGGATGTATATGAGATGCGCAAGCTGCTGGAGCCCTATGCCAGCAGGGTTGTGGCTGAAAAAAAGGATGATTTGGATTTTGAGAAGCTGGAACAGTATCTGCAGGGAATGATTGAAAGTAAGGATGTATGGGATAAACGCATTGACTATGACATCCAGTTTCATATCTGTATAGCCGAGGCAACCGGAAATCCGCTGCTGATTTGTTTCATTAACTCCATGGTGAGTCTTTGGAAGACAATTCTGCTGAGAGGAATTGTAACGCAGCAGGAGGGACACCAGGATGGAATTGAATTCCACAAGAGAATCATTGACAGCCTGAAACGAGGAGATCCGGATGAAGCGGAAGCAGTCATGAGGGCTCATATTGAGAAGTCCGCCAAGATGTGCTGGGTGGAAGATGTGCAGTGA
- a CDS encoding helix-turn-helix domain-containing protein codes for MDIKLGPRIASLRRAKSMTQEQLALSLGVSPPAVSKWETGASCPDISLLCPLARALETNVDTLLQFEETLTEEQIDARLNEIVETARNHGYEAADGMVQSLLHTYPSSIPLKSRAVTLFDLFAMLFPAQPQEIRNGWTKQKKQLLEDVRASGAAACWQAAVSHLASIAISEGELEKAESLLKELPQHTTDSTSIWAMLYLKKGEASQALEVIQKRLYVLTRQVQNFLIQMMNPEMTPDTARTLELCVIYRQLEELLGVGNGMSPGFFAQAYQRAGQDQQALDSMIQFVDAITGTVQKPNPILFSPAVKIDGEHPAATKEMRELFLKSLLDDGYYKQFHDNKRFMDAVDKLRGSIQEDTA; via the coding sequence ATGGATATAAAACTAGGTCCGCGCATTGCGTCACTGCGCAGAGCCAAATCCATGACGCAGGAGCAGCTGGCCCTTTCCCTGGGCGTATCGCCTCCTGCTGTCAGCAAATGGGAGACAGGCGCCTCCTGCCCGGACATTTCACTTTTATGCCCTCTGGCCCGCGCTCTGGAAACCAATGTGGATACCCTGCTGCAGTTTGAGGAAACTCTTACAGAAGAACAGATTGACGCCCGGCTGAACGAAATCGTTGAGACAGCCAGAAACCATGGGTATGAAGCTGCGGACGGCATGGTACAGTCACTTCTGCATACCTATCCCTCAAGTATCCCCTTAAAGTCCAGGGCAGTTACCCTGTTTGACCTGTTCGCGATGCTGTTTCCCGCCCAGCCCCAAGAGATTAGGAATGGCTGGACGAAACAGAAGAAACAGCTTTTAGAGGACGTGCGGGCAAGCGGCGCCGCTGCCTGCTGGCAGGCGGCAGTATCCCACCTGGCCTCCATCGCCATTTCGGAAGGCGAGCTGGAGAAGGCAGAGAGCCTTTTAAAGGAACTGCCCCAGCACACCACTGACTCCACCTCTATCTGGGCCATGCTGTACCTGAAAAAAGGAGAAGCTTCCCAGGCATTGGAGGTCATACAGAAACGCCTGTATGTGCTGACACGCCAGGTACAAAACTTCCTGATTCAGATGATGAACCCGGAAATGACCCCAGACACCGCAAGGACACTGGAACTGTGCGTTATTTACCGCCAGCTGGAGGAGCTGCTGGGCGTTGGAAACGGCATGAGTCCCGGCTTCTTTGCCCAGGCTTACCAGCGGGCCGGACAAGACCAGCAGGCGTTGGACAGCATGATTCAGTTTGTGGACGCCATCACCGGCACTGTCCAGAAGCCCAATCCCATCCTGTTCTCTCCTGCGGTAAAGATAGACGGGGAACATCCTGCCGCCACAAAGGAAATGCGTGAATTGTTCCTGAAGAGTCTGCTGGATGATGGGTATTATAAACAGTTTCATGATAATAAACGGTTTATGGACGCAGTGGATAAGCTCAGGGGTAGTATTCAGGAAGACACAGCCTGA
- a CDS encoding LysR family transcriptional regulator, with protein MDLESLESFLEVEKHKNFTKAAESLFCTQAAVSMRIKRLETALECGLFKRCGRRVELTREGEIFLPYARQMVNTWKSASEHLLQTRLMEESEIRITSSSTPGTYIIPSLIYLFRQSYPYITVINHIQYTRSAISDVIGGNFSLGIISQPASVGTDVLCCEPLMEDPLVLVVHPQHPWAEKRGILFKEITEETLLISNPNTSLVNYLEKEGRLSLEPSRLYVAGNIEAIKRGIRNHQGISIMSEYAVRQELELGLLKQVPLLDHPGLKRQLYTIFRKDTRFKLSTSLFLEFFRKAAEDNRLLSQL; from the coding sequence ATGGATTTGGAATCCTTGGAGAGTTTTCTGGAGGTGGAGAAGCATAAGAATTTCACAAAAGCGGCAGAAAGCCTGTTCTGTACCCAGGCAGCGGTCTCCATGCGCATCAAGCGACTGGAAACAGCCCTGGAATGCGGCCTGTTCAAACGCTGCGGCCGGCGTGTGGAGCTGACCAGAGAGGGAGAGATTTTCCTGCCCTATGCCAGGCAGATGGTGAATACCTGGAAGTCTGCGTCGGAACACCTGTTGCAGACCAGGCTGATGGAGGAAAGCGAGATACGGATCACCTCCTCCAGCACGCCCGGAACCTACATCATACCCTCGCTGATTTACCTGTTCCGCCAGTCCTATCCCTACATAACAGTGATCAACCACATCCAGTACACCCGCAGCGCCATATCAGATGTGATTGGGGGAAATTTCTCCCTGGGCATTATCTCCCAGCCCGCCTCGGTGGGCACGGACGTGCTTTGCTGCGAGCCGCTGATGGAGGACCCCCTTGTGCTGGTAGTCCATCCCCAGCACCCGTGGGCGGAAAAAAGGGGGATTCTCTTTAAAGAAATCACGGAAGAAACCTTGCTGATATCCAATCCCAATACGTCCCTGGTGAATTATCTGGAAAAGGAGGGCCGCCTTTCCTTAGAACCTTCCAGGCTTTATGTGGCCGGCAACATCGAGGCCATCAAACGCGGGATACGCAACCACCAGGGAATTTCCATCATGTCTGAGTATGCGGTGCGCCAGGAACTGGAGCTGGGCCTTTTAAAGCAGGTTCCCCTTCTGGATCATCCGGGACTGAAGCGGCAGCTCTATACCATTTTCCGTAAGGATACCCGGTTTAAACTGTCCACCAGTCTGTTTTTGGAATTTTTCAGGAAGGCCGCGGAGGATAACCGGCTTCTGTCCCAGTTATAG
- a CDS encoding SLC13 family permease: protein MGILSSVPAKVKKQKSPFEMRMAYFGLPAALVALTLIWTMRTPAGLSYSGKMAMGIFAFALILWVSNGIPNYVTSLIVIFLLPAAGAWTEKATLGVFGYEVIWLMIAAFVIASGMEKSGLAKRLALFLVTRFGKSVNTVLIVLMVTNFLIAFVVPSTTARAVMLLPIVMMIMEVFEVGNTTPQDRNFGKLMALQGIQANNLSTGAIVTATSSQILAISFIKDLTGTEISWMKWFIASAPVAIITLAASFLIGKMLFKTGNRSASAEKMTALEEEYKGLGKMNGVEVRALIIFLITIFLWATDEYHGAMFGFDISLVVVAIVSAAIFLMPHVGILTWKEAKIPWDLMIFSCGAYAGGLALDDTGVATWVLNSVFDKLGVEHMSFMVLYAVIIFIASFSHFVFTSKTVRTIILIPTIISIAQVAGFNPVALALPASFMICDTITLPPHSKVNLTYYSTGKFTVLEEMTYGVLTLLAKWGIMVAASFTWFKMIGIM from the coding sequence GTGGGTATTTTGAGCAGCGTACCGGCAAAGGTAAAAAAACAGAAAAGCCCTTTTGAAATGCGCATGGCGTATTTCGGGCTACCGGCAGCGTTGGTGGCACTGACGCTGATTTGGACCATGAGGACTCCCGCGGGACTGTCCTATTCAGGCAAGATGGCCATGGGCATCTTTGCGTTTGCACTGATTCTGTGGGTGAGCAACGGGATTCCAAACTATGTAACTTCACTGATTGTGATTTTTCTGCTTCCGGCAGCAGGGGCCTGGACAGAAAAAGCCACCCTGGGCGTGTTTGGCTATGAAGTAATCTGGCTGATGATAGCAGCCTTTGTCATTGCTTCGGGCATGGAAAAGAGCGGACTTGCAAAACGTCTGGCATTGTTTCTGGTCACGCGGTTTGGAAAGAGCGTCAACACAGTGCTGATTGTGCTGATGGTAACCAATTTCCTCATTGCCTTTGTGGTGCCGTCCACAACAGCCAGGGCTGTGATGCTTCTTCCCATTGTCATGATGATTATGGAGGTCTTTGAGGTGGGAAACACTACGCCCCAAGACCGGAATTTTGGAAAGCTTATGGCATTGCAGGGGATACAGGCCAACAACCTTTCCACCGGAGCCATTGTGACGGCTACATCCTCCCAGATTCTGGCTATCAGCTTTATCAAGGACCTGACAGGTACGGAGATTTCCTGGATGAAGTGGTTCATTGCCTCTGCTCCGGTTGCCATTATCACACTGGCAGCCAGCTTCCTTATCGGAAAAATGCTCTTTAAGACGGGAAACCGTTCTGCTTCCGCGGAGAAGATGACGGCCCTGGAGGAAGAGTACAAGGGACTGGGAAAAATGAACGGAGTGGAAGTGCGGGCCCTGATTATCTTTCTTATCACCATCTTTTTGTGGGCAACAGACGAGTACCATGGAGCCATGTTTGGTTTCGACATATCCCTGGTTGTGGTAGCCATTGTGTCGGCAGCCATCTTCCTCATGCCCCATGTAGGGATATTGACCTGGAAGGAAGCAAAGATACCCTGGGATCTGATGATTTTCAGCTGCGGCGCTTATGCGGGAGGGCTGGCCCTGGACGATACAGGCGTGGCTACCTGGGTCTTAAACAGCGTGTTTGACAAGCTGGGAGTGGAGCATATGAGCTTCATGGTTCTTTACGCGGTAATTATTTTTATTGCAAGCTTCTCCCACTTTGTGTTCACCAGCAAGACGGTTCGTACCATCATTCTGATTCCCACCATTATATCCATTGCGCAGGTGGCGGGATTCAATCCTGTGGCCCTGGCCCTGCCGGCGTCCTTCATGATATGCGATACCATCACGCTTCCGCCTCACAGCAAGGTGAACCTGACATATTACAGCACAGGAAAATTCACGGTCCTGGAGGAAATGACATACGGTGTCCTGACCCTGCTGGCAAAATGGGGCATTATGGTGGCGGCGTCATTTACCTGGTTTAAAATGATAGGGATTATGTAG
- the apgM gene encoding 2,3-bisphosphoglycerate-independent phosphoglycerate mutase, with the protein MRKKQGLLIIMDGLGDRPDPVLGGMTPLESASTPNMERLLQMGMCGNVYPIAPGIPVGTDVGHLQIFGYDSSRVYRGRGPLEASSGGLELMDGDVAFRGNFATVTEDMAVVDRRAGRISQGTEFLAQAVNGMVLSDGTRVLAKELTEHRIAVVLRGEGLSDAISCTDPGTTEEGKKVSGPRALDGSEKAQKTADALWEFTKKAYGILKEHPINKERIQKGLKPANIILTRGAGQKTEMVSLKDRYKIRAACVAGDKTVGGIARLAGMDYYIRDSFTGSFDTDLMGKARLAAELLKEKKYDWVVLHIKGTDLAGHDNRPDKKKEIVEQTDQMLGYLLNELDLEQCYISFTADHSTPCKVGDHSGDGVPTFIAGGDVRRDKVDMAGERYFMEGALEGLTANDIFRLQMNYMGFMEKVGS; encoded by the coding sequence ATGAGAAAGAAACAGGGATTATTAATCATCATGGACGGCCTGGGAGACAGACCGGATCCGGTGCTGGGGGGAATGACGCCGCTTGAGAGCGCCTCCACCCCTAATATGGAGCGTCTGCTTCAAATGGGTATGTGCGGAAATGTATACCCCATTGCGCCGGGGATTCCCGTGGGCACGGATGTGGGCCATCTGCAGATATTCGGCTATGACAGCAGCAGGGTGTATAGAGGCAGGGGACCCTTAGAGGCCAGCAGTGGTGGGCTGGAGCTGATGGACGGGGACGTGGCGTTCAGAGGAAATTTTGCAACTGTTACAGAGGATATGGCGGTGGTGGACCGCAGGGCCGGGCGAATCAGCCAGGGTACGGAGTTTCTGGCACAGGCCGTAAACGGCATGGTGCTGTCTGACGGGACCCGGGTGCTGGCAAAAGAACTGACGGAGCACCGGATTGCAGTGGTTCTCAGAGGAGAGGGATTAAGCGATGCTATCAGCTGTACGGACCCCGGTACCACGGAGGAGGGGAAGAAGGTATCGGGCCCCAGGGCTTTGGACGGCAGTGAGAAGGCGCAGAAGACAGCAGATGCCCTGTGGGAATTCACAAAAAAAGCATACGGCATCTTAAAGGAGCATCCCATTAATAAGGAGAGGATCCAAAAGGGGCTTAAGCCGGCCAATATCATCCTGACCAGGGGAGCCGGACAGAAGACGGAGATGGTTTCCCTGAAGGACAGGTACAAAATCAGGGCCGCCTGTGTGGCAGGAGATAAAACAGTGGGAGGTATTGCCCGGCTGGCAGGTATGGATTACTATATCAGGGACAGCTTTACAGGAAGCTTTGACACGGACCTTATGGGAAAGGCCAGGCTGGCGGCAGAGCTTCTAAAGGAAAAGAAATACGACTGGGTGGTGCTCCATATCAAGGGCACGGATCTGGCGGGCCACGATAACCGTCCGGATAAGAAGAAGGAGATTGTGGAACAGACAGACCAAATGCTGGGCTATCTTCTTAATGAGCTGGATTTGGAACAATGCTATATTTCCTTTACGGCAGACCATTCCACACCCTGTAAGGTGGGGGATCACAGCGGGGATGGCGTCCCCACCTTTATTGCCGGCGGCGATGTCAGGCGGGATAAGGTGGATATGGCCGGGGAACGCTACTTCATGGAGGGAGCCCTGGAGGGGCTGACAGCCAACGATATATTCCGGCTCCAGATGAACTACATGGGATTCATGGAAAAGGTGGGATCCTGA